A single Chryseobacterium sp. DNA region contains:
- a CDS encoding TolC family protein codes for MTKKIKTALSLLIAAFPALFFSQQIKQMTAGEVAEMAVQHHQQLKVSAQNIDIAKQNTNVVKLQKLPAITASTSQFYLGDAVAVDKDFSNSTKIPMPHYGSSYAVQATQLIFKGGLVNKSIEMAGLREQLSELDLEKNKQDVKFLVISNYLDIYKIINQEEVFQNNRKLAQERLKNIQKFYQQGMVTRNEVIRGELAIKNLDQGILTLSNNKKILNYNLNIALGLSSDTEIVPTESLENKESGIGMDYYMNLAHDSNPMLRSAMKNRDIADKNIEIIKTDNMPTVAGFGGYTLQRPVTTRNPVLDMYSGGWQTGVSLSYNIDTLYKTKEKVKLGELQKNQAGDAMTLVQQNVDMGVNAAYTKYQEAIQQADILNDSKRLAEENYKITEAKYLNQLAVQAEMIDAQNQKLQSELDYANAEINVLYQYYNLLKSTGTL; via the coding sequence ATGACAAAGAAAATAAAAACAGCACTATCATTATTGATAGCAGCTTTTCCTGCGCTGTTTTTTTCGCAACAAATTAAACAGATGACCGCAGGTGAGGTTGCTGAAATGGCAGTCCAACATCATCAGCAGTTAAAAGTCTCTGCTCAGAATATTGACATCGCTAAACAGAATACGAATGTTGTAAAACTTCAGAAACTGCCTGCCATTACGGCTTCTACAAGCCAGTTCTACCTGGGTGATGCAGTAGCTGTTGATAAGGACTTTTCAAACTCTACAAAAATTCCGATGCCTCATTATGGAAGCTCTTATGCCGTGCAGGCAACACAGCTGATCTTCAAAGGAGGATTGGTCAATAAGTCGATTGAAATGGCTGGGCTTCGTGAACAGCTTTCGGAGCTTGATCTGGAAAAGAACAAACAGGATGTGAAATTCCTGGTCATCTCCAATTATCTGGATATATACAAAATCATAAACCAGGAGGAAGTATTTCAAAACAACAGAAAACTGGCTCAGGAGCGTCTTAAAAATATCCAGAAGTTCTACCAGCAGGGTATGGTAACCAGAAATGAGGTGATTCGTGGCGAACTTGCTATTAAAAACCTGGATCAGGGAATTCTGACCCTTTCAAATAATAAAAAAATCCTTAATTATAATTTAAATATTGCTTTAGGTCTCTCTTCTGACACTGAAATAGTTCCTACTGAAAGCTTGGAAAATAAAGAATCAGGTATCGGAATGGACTATTATATGAACCTTGCTCATGACAGTAATCCCATGTTGAGATCAGCAATGAAAAACAGGGATATCGCTGATAAGAATATCGAAATTATAAAAACGGATAATATGCCGACGGTGGCCGGATTTGGAGGATATACCTTACAAAGACCGGTTACGACAAGGAATCCTGTTTTGGATATGTATTCAGGAGGATGGCAGACCGGCGTTTCCCTCAGTTATAATATAGACACGCTGTATAAGACAAAAGAAAAAGTAAAACTGGGTGAACTGCAAAAGAACCAGGCAGGTGATGCCATGACTCTGGTACAGCAAAATGTAGATATGGGAGTGAATGCTGCGTATACCAAATACCAGGAAGCTATCCAGCAGGCAGACATCCTGAATGATTCCAAAAGACTGGCTGAAGAAAACTATAAGATCACAGAAGCCAAATATCTGAACCAATTGGCCGTGCAGGCAGAAATGATTGATGCGCAGAACCAGAAACTGCAGTCGGAGCTTGATTATGCCAACGCAGAGATCAATGTCCTGTATCAATATTATAATCTGTTGAAATCTACCGGAACGCTTTAA
- a CDS encoding HlyD family secretion protein, whose amino-acid sequence MENKEQTTQNTTQSPARTSGEGKKKQNKKNKIRAIISNIIVFLVIGFGLFWLIREYFHIGNKTYTEAAQVEEFINPINTRVSAYIKEIKFIEHQKVKKGDTLVVLDNREILTQLGQAEAAYQNAMAQKTATSSSVNTVSNNINVMESNIAGAKARLWNAEQNLNRYKNLLSAEAVTRQQYDQVKTEYDAQKAAYETLVNQKQSANLSTTEVKSKLGINDAEIKRTKSALDMARINLSYTVITAPYDGVMGRRTISEGQLIQPGQQVATIVLNGQKWVTANFLESQMPHIKVGEKMTMTADALGGQKFEGVVTAVSAATGSRYSSVPTDNSTGNFIKVQQRIPVRIEFTAANKKENLDKLSAGMNMNVNIN is encoded by the coding sequence ATGGAAAACAAGGAACAAACTACTCAAAATACAACTCAATCTCCGGCAAGAACAAGCGGAGAAGGGAAAAAAAAGCAGAATAAGAAAAATAAAATCAGAGCCATTATTTCCAATATCATCGTTTTCCTGGTGATCGGATTTGGTTTGTTCTGGTTGATACGGGAATATTTCCATATTGGGAATAAAACCTATACGGAAGCGGCACAGGTTGAAGAATTTATCAATCCGATCAATACCAGGGTTTCAGCTTATATTAAAGAGATCAAATTTATTGAACACCAAAAGGTGAAAAAAGGAGATACATTGGTGGTTCTTGATAACCGTGAGATTCTAACCCAGCTGGGGCAGGCTGAGGCGGCTTATCAGAATGCAATGGCTCAGAAAACGGCAACAAGCTCTTCTGTGAATACGGTTTCCAATAATATCAATGTTATGGAATCCAATATTGCCGGTGCGAAGGCAAGACTTTGGAATGCTGAACAGAATTTAAACCGATATAAAAACCTCTTGTCAGCTGAAGCTGTGACAAGGCAGCAGTATGACCAGGTAAAAACAGAATATGATGCTCAAAAAGCAGCTTATGAAACATTAGTCAACCAAAAGCAGTCAGCAAACCTTTCCACCACTGAAGTGAAAAGCAAATTGGGAATCAACGATGCGGAGATCAAAAGAACAAAATCTGCATTGGATATGGCCAGGATCAACCTTTCGTATACCGTAATCACTGCTCCTTATGACGGGGTGATGGGAAGAAGGACAATCTCTGAAGGCCAGCTGATACAACCGGGTCAGCAGGTGGCTACCATCGTATTGAACGGCCAGAAATGGGTAACAGCCAATTTCCTGGAAAGCCAGATGCCTCATATCAAGGTAGGAGAGAAAATGACAATGACAGCAGATGCATTAGGCGGACAGAAATTTGAAGGGGTGGTAACAGCCGTTTCTGCAGCTACCGGATCAAGATATTCAAGTGTGCCGACAGATAATTCTACCGGAAATTTTATCAAAGTACAGCAGAGAATTCCTGTAAGAATAGAGTTTACAGCTGCCAATAAAAAAGAAAACTTGGATAAACTGAGTGCCGGAATGAATATGAATGTGAATATTAATTAA
- a CDS encoding MFS transporter, which produces MYNKGLYNDWVPKPVQLLLIVLLLAVVMPLGGVYTGNISYLVSGTGALTEYFMWANYATTIGMGACMPVVLRMKMRFKVRDKMVMLLVLLGLLSYVNATTLQPMIFVFTSLLIGFMKMMVTIELFLPLMVMIGNRGMFYGVFYTFVLIMNQVAVYYSAKFALLYNWQQFYLLTAVLCFILALIHWIFMHNKYFALKVPLHYIDWLSILLFISTFMFSAYVYSFGKQQDWLNSKNIINASIAAFVSFALLSIRQLTLKRPYLSFNIFTKNNVQNGLFMLFWLGMFLGTASIQNTFAVGVLGYDQLTNAGLSMMMVPGILVAGVIAVFWFKKEKPLKMYIFSGFAGMVGYAIIMYFSMVLEFSYDNWYLPMFLKGYGMCSLFISVWFYTLDKLEMDEMLAAIGLVLVWRTFLAVGIFSTLYSWFQYRFQIVAVGDLAVYMDGMTVTPQNAAATMKAIQLNAIIIASKKIFGYIILVGFGILFYVITHHFGAKRFQYFRFVRVLGGKSVIARRRLRERKQLLEEIKDAAGPAG; this is translated from the coding sequence ATGTACAACAAAGGACTATATAACGACTGGGTACCCAAACCTGTACAGCTGCTGCTGATCGTATTGCTGCTTGCCGTAGTCATGCCTCTGGGTGGCGTATATACGGGAAATATCAGCTATTTGGTGAGTGGCACCGGAGCGTTGACAGAATATTTTATGTGGGCCAACTATGCGACCACCATTGGAATGGGAGCATGTATGCCGGTCGTTCTCAGAATGAAGATGAGGTTCAAAGTAAGGGATAAAATGGTGATGCTCCTGGTTCTTCTGGGGCTGCTGAGCTATGTGAATGCCACTACCTTGCAGCCGATGATCTTTGTATTTACCTCTCTGCTTATCGGTTTCATGAAAATGATGGTAACGATAGAACTATTCCTGCCTCTTATGGTAATGATCGGAAACCGCGGAATGTTCTATGGGGTATTTTATACCTTTGTATTGATTATGAACCAGGTGGCGGTTTATTATTCAGCAAAGTTTGCCCTCCTTTATAACTGGCAGCAGTTTTACCTACTGACAGCCGTGCTGTGCTTTATACTGGCGCTTATTCACTGGATTTTCATGCACAATAAGTACTTTGCGCTGAAAGTACCGCTTCATTATATCGACTGGCTGAGTATTCTCCTGTTCATATCTACCTTTATGTTTTCGGCCTATGTGTATTCTTTTGGCAAGCAGCAGGATTGGCTGAATTCGAAGAATATTATAAATGCAAGTATCGCGGCTTTTGTAAGCTTTGCCCTGCTTAGTATCCGACAGCTCACTTTAAAACGGCCTTATCTTTCATTTAATATATTTACCAAAAATAACGTTCAGAACGGTCTGTTTATGTTGTTCTGGCTGGGAATGTTCCTGGGGACGGCAAGTATTCAGAATACTTTTGCGGTAGGAGTGTTGGGATATGATCAACTGACCAATGCCGGACTCAGTATGATGATGGTTCCCGGAATTTTAGTCGCCGGAGTCATTGCCGTCTTCTGGTTTAAAAAGGAAAAACCATTAAAAATGTACATTTTCTCAGGGTTTGCAGGGATGGTGGGATATGCGATCATTATGTATTTTTCCATGGTATTGGAGTTCAGTTATGACAACTGGTATCTGCCTATGTTTTTAAAGGGCTACGGAATGTGTTCCTTATTTATTTCCGTATGGTTTTATACTTTGGATAAACTTGAAATGGATGAAATGCTGGCTGCAATAGGACTGGTATTGGTTTGGAGAACTTTTCTGGCAGTCGGTATCTTTTCAACCCTGTACTCATGGTTTCAGTATCGGTTTCAGATTGTGGCGGTGGGGGATCTTGCGGTGTATATGGACGGAATGACGGTAACTCCTCAAAATGCAGCCGCTACTATGAAAGCTATTCAGCTGAATGCCATTATTATTGCCAGCAAAAAAATATTCGGATATATTATTCTGGTTGGTTTTGGAATATTATTCTATGTCATCACCCATCATTTCGGAGCAAAACGTTTCCAATATTTCAGATTTGTGAGGGTTCTTGGAGGTAAATCTGTGATTGCAAGAAGAAGACTCCGTGAACGTAAACAATTATTAGAAGAGATCAAAGACGCAGCCGGACCTGCGGGCTAA
- a CDS encoding TonB-dependent receptor yields the protein MKKQYAFIGLLASGLLFSQTAKDSITSKGIDDVVIVASRKPTKISEIPGTVWVVQKEKIQEQAKNGVPIKEMLSILIPSMDIGPQGRTNYGQNTRGRSALVMIDGVSLNSIRAISRQLDAIDPFNIERIEVLSGASSIYGGNATGGIINIITKIPSKKGISGETELGVRTGFMGKDDHDFRAAQSIAGKGEKFFGRLGIAYQQNGGVYGADQKQLFTDITQTDLQYNQSIDILATGGYQFNNKHKITASLQYYNSKFNGDRSLFLGENLSAFTQKNASLLEMRDGFSSDKNVGTERYMGTVTYTGNGILGGQDLYVQLATRGEKLGFYPFPGNITLQTGKTAYMSSSQQDTYYSGIKALLSKSWRGLNVTYGADIDFEKFEGNQSVYDIAKTMSSGGLISETKYSLGRYPTNHSQSYAGYVQAKYNILPKLQINAGVRYQNITVKMDDFVGSEQQTQVAMGNGKSASAIPGGQSSYNVTLANAGLLYKFNEQHQVWGTFSQGASLADPAKFYGIGTYKLNGTNWDVISSINVKDQPLQAIKTNQYEVGYRVNKGGLRAQIAGFLSNSDKSVTVDKKTFQILVNDLKLRNMGIEAEVSYALNNGVYFGASGLLIKSEVDHKGDWQKQEIYNASPSKLVTYIGYTIKSWSFRFQSLQNFKLKDELNNVVEGYNTSDLMIGYRFNWGRFNVGIQNLFNTDYQTLWSKRSQVLYSSYGLPELFNYKGRGRTFNLSYTFEF from the coding sequence ATGAAAAAGCAGTATGCATTTATAGGTCTGTTAGCTTCGGGATTACTATTTTCCCAGACCGCTAAGGATTCTATAACCTCTAAAGGTATTGATGATGTGGTGATCGTAGCCTCCAGAAAACCTACCAAAATCTCTGAAATTCCCGGAACCGTTTGGGTAGTACAGAAAGAAAAAATTCAGGAACAGGCCAAAAATGGAGTTCCTATCAAAGAAATGCTTTCCATTTTAATTCCGAGTATGGATATCGGCCCGCAGGGAAGAACGAACTACGGGCAGAATACGAGAGGGCGCTCTGCCCTGGTCATGATTGACGGGGTTTCATTGAACAGTATCCGGGCGATCAGCCGTCAGTTAGATGCCATTGATCCGTTCAATATTGAGAGAATTGAAGTGCTTTCAGGAGCCAGCTCTATTTATGGGGGAAATGCAACAGGGGGGATCATTAATATCATTACGAAAATACCTTCTAAAAAAGGCATCAGTGGAGAAACCGAATTGGGAGTACGCACCGGTTTTATGGGGAAAGATGATCATGATTTCCGTGCGGCACAGTCTATTGCAGGAAAAGGTGAGAAATTCTTTGGAAGACTGGGCATTGCTTACCAGCAGAATGGAGGTGTGTATGGGGCAGATCAGAAGCAGCTCTTTACAGATATTACCCAAACCGATCTTCAGTATAACCAGTCTATTGATATCCTGGCAACAGGAGGATACCAGTTTAACAACAAACATAAAATTACAGCTTCCCTTCAGTATTATAATTCTAAATTTAATGGAGACCGGAGCTTGTTTTTAGGTGAAAATTTAAGTGCCTTCACTCAGAAAAATGCTTCTCTGCTGGAAATGAGAGATGGTTTTTCGTCTGATAAAAACGTAGGTACAGAGCGTTATATGGGAACGGTAACCTATACCGGAAACGGTATCTTGGGAGGCCAGGATCTGTATGTACAGCTGGCAACCCGTGGGGAGAAGCTAGGATTTTATCCATTTCCTGGAAATATAACGTTGCAGACCGGAAAAACAGCGTATATGTCATCTTCACAGCAGGATACATACTATTCAGGAATAAAAGCCCTGTTGTCAAAATCATGGCGAGGACTGAACGTAACCTATGGAGCAGATATTGACTTTGAGAAGTTTGAGGGAAACCAGTCTGTTTATGATATTGCTAAAACAATGTCCAGCGGCGGTTTAATCAGTGAAACAAAATACAGCTTGGGGAGATATCCTACGAATCACTCACAGAGCTATGCAGGATATGTTCAGGCAAAATACAATATTCTTCCGAAACTTCAGATCAATGCAGGAGTTCGTTACCAGAATATCACCGTTAAAATGGATGATTTTGTAGGGTCTGAACAGCAAACTCAGGTGGCCATGGGCAATGGAAAATCTGCATCTGCCATTCCGGGAGGCCAGAGTTCCTATAATGTAACCCTTGCTAATGCAGGATTGTTATATAAATTCAATGAACAGCACCAGGTTTGGGGAACTTTTTCTCAGGGAGCAAGCTTGGCTGACCCGGCGAAATTCTACGGAATTGGTACTTATAAGCTCAACGGAACCAACTGGGATGTGATATCCAGTATCAATGTGAAAGACCAGCCATTACAGGCGATCAAGACCAATCAGTATGAAGTGGGATACCGTGTCAATAAAGGAGGGTTAAGAGCGCAGATTGCCGGTTTTTTAAGTAACTCAGACAAAAGTGTTACGGTAGATAAAAAGACTTTTCAGATCCTGGTCAACGATTTGAAGCTAAGGAATATGGGTATTGAAGCAGAGGTTTCCTATGCACTAAACAATGGCGTTTATTTCGGTGCCAGCGGGCTTTTGATCAAATCTGAGGTAGACCATAAAGGCGATTGGCAGAAACAGGAAATCTATAATGCTTCCCCTTCAAAATTGGTCACGTATATCGGGTATACTATCAAAAGCTGGTCATTCAGATTCCAGTCTTTACAGAATTTCAAGTTGAAGGACGAGCTTAACAATGTGGTTGAAGGCTATAATACTTCAGATCTGATGATAGGCTACCGGTTCAACTGGGGAAGATTCAATGTAGGAATCCAGAACCTGTTTAATACCGACTATCAAACCCTATGGAGCAAGCGTTCCCAGGTTTTATATTCTTCTTACGGACTTCCGGAATTATTTAACTACAAAGGAAGAGGAAGAACATTCAATCTGTCTTATACTTTTGAGTTTTAA
- a CDS encoding siderophore-interacting protein, with translation MAKIPTGQIVAEVTRKEYITDHFIRVYLYSPEVHQFQNTVVGDNNKIAVPPAGLNEIHFPILDENHQWVYPAKDVAPAIRTYTHRGIDLEKNELIIDFVDHGDGGPASSWVRNAEAGSKLGVMMRLDGKELYPAAEWYLLVGDATAIPVLSAILETLPETAKGVCIIEVHGKEDEQILATQADIEFKWLHNAQPHIGSELAAAVKSVEIPEGSRFGYVACEFSSVKEIRTYLRKEKNWTAQELYAYSYWKAGVAENESQEIKTI, from the coding sequence ATGGCGAAAATTCCAACAGGGCAGATTGTTGCCGAAGTAACGAGAAAAGAATACATCACAGATCATTTCATCAGGGTTTATCTGTATTCTCCTGAAGTGCACCAGTTTCAAAATACTGTGGTAGGAGACAATAACAAAATTGCCGTTCCACCGGCGGGCCTCAATGAAATTCATTTCCCGATCCTGGATGAAAACCATCAGTGGGTCTACCCGGCCAAAGATGTGGCTCCGGCTATCAGGACTTATACACACCGGGGAATTGATCTGGAGAAGAATGAACTGATCATTGATTTTGTAGACCACGGAGATGGCGGCCCGGCTTCAAGTTGGGTGAGAAATGCGGAGGCAGGTTCCAAATTGGGAGTCATGATGCGCCTGGATGGTAAAGAGCTGTATCCTGCAGCGGAATGGTATTTATTGGTGGGGGATGCTACCGCGATTCCTGTTTTAAGTGCTATTCTGGAGACGCTTCCTGAGACTGCAAAAGGAGTTTGTATTATTGAAGTTCATGGAAAAGAAGATGAACAGATCCTGGCTACCCAAGCAGATATTGAGTTTAAATGGCTTCATAATGCCCAGCCCCATATAGGCAGTGAACTGGCAGCAGCTGTTAAAAGTGTTGAAATTCCCGAAGGAAGTAGATTTGGATATGTTGCCTGCGAGTTTTCAAGTGTGAAAGAGATCCGTACCTACCTTCGGAAAGAAAAAAACTGGACCGCACAGGAACTCTATGCTTATTCTTACTGGAAAGCCGGAGTGGCAGAAAATGAATCACAGGAGATTAAGACTATATAA
- a CDS encoding bifunctional 2-polyprenyl-6-hydroxyphenol methylase/3-demethylubiquinol 3-O-methyltransferase UbiG — MKDLMGRAIWDYFHDENPEDLQTETSISELDELPVDYLFRDFEEMNAIEQKALKLSGGKVLDIGAGAGSHALYLQNERNLEVMALDISPKSIEVCKLRGIKKAVCENILDFSGETFDTVLLLMNGTGIFESLAKIDTYLQKLQSLLNEGGQILIDSTDILYMFDRDEDGGVYIPAGGYYGELEYVVHYKGESEKPITWLYLDFNTLKNAAENNGFKIERVLKDEDSYLAKLTKK; from the coding sequence ATGAAAGATTTAATGGGCAGAGCGATCTGGGATTATTTTCATGATGAAAACCCGGAAGACCTGCAGACTGAAACGTCGATTTCTGAACTGGATGAACTTCCTGTAGATTATTTATTCAGAGATTTTGAAGAGATGAATGCCATTGAGCAGAAAGCACTGAAGCTATCCGGCGGAAAAGTTCTGGATATAGGAGCAGGAGCGGGTTCCCATGCGCTGTATCTCCAAAATGAAAGAAATCTTGAGGTAATGGCTCTGGATATTTCACCAAAATCTATCGAAGTTTGCAAACTGAGAGGAATCAAAAAGGCGGTTTGTGAAAATATCCTTGATTTTTCGGGAGAAACTTTCGATACTGTCTTATTATTGATGAATGGGACCGGAATCTTTGAAAGCCTGGCAAAAATAGATACCTATCTTCAGAAATTACAGAGTCTTTTGAATGAAGGCGGACAAATCCTGATCGACAGTACGGATATTCTCTATATGTTTGACCGTGATGAAGACGGCGGAGTTTATATTCCTGCCGGAGGGTATTATGGAGAGCTGGAGTATGTTGTTCATTACAAAGGGGAATCCGAAAAGCCGATTACATGGCTGTATCTTGATTTCAATACCCTTAAAAATGCTGCTGAAAATAATGGATTTAAAATAGAAAGGGTGCTGAAGGATGAAGATTCTTATTTAGCCAAACTGACTAAGAAATAA
- the metG gene encoding methionine--tRNA ligase — MSNRKMITAALPYANGPVHIGHLAGVYIPADVYARFQRRSGKDVAFICGSDEHGIPITIRAKKEGVTPQDIVDKYHEIIKKSFSDLGISFDEYSRTTSKKHYETSQDFFKVLYEKGKFTEEVSEQYFDEQAGEFLADRYIVGTCPNCGNENAYGDQCEKCGSTLSPSELINPKSMLSGNVPILKETKNWYLPLNEYEDFLNEWIIEGHKDDWKPNVYGQVKSWLNDGLKPRAMTRDLNWGVPVPLPDAEGKVLYVWFDAPIGYISFTKEWAEKNGKDWKDYWQSENSDLVHFIGKDNIVFHCIIFPSMMKAHGDYIMPANVPAFEFLNLENDKISTSRNWAVWAHEYVEDFPGQQDVLRYALLSSAPETKDNNFTWKDFQTKNNSELVGIFGNFINRVAVLIHKYYDGVVPQGDINSPELQEISKAAKEISGFLENYEFRNALSALMNLARFGNQYLQTEEPWKTIKDNPEKAAQSLFVGAQIAVALAQLCEPFMPFSSDKLLNMFHVEKKTWNDVETKTVLIETGHKINEASLLFSKIEDQVIEAQIEKLEQTKQNNKKTNLNAKPMKDEITFDDFTKIDLRTATILEAEKVEKADKLLKLTVDTGVDVRTVVSGIAESFSPEEVVGKQVMILLNLAPRKIRGIESQGMLLLTTKPDGKLSFVTPDDSNVENGIEIG; from the coding sequence ATGTCAAACAGAAAGATGATTACGGCAGCTTTGCCTTATGCAAACGGACCGGTTCATATAGGACATTTGGCAGGTGTTTATATTCCTGCGGATGTTTACGCAAGATTTCAGAGAAGATCAGGAAAAGATGTAGCGTTTATCTGTGGTTCGGATGAGCATGGAATTCCTATTACCATAAGAGCTAAAAAGGAAGGGGTTACCCCACAGGATATCGTTGACAAATATCACGAGATCATCAAGAAGTCCTTTTCTGATCTGGGAATCTCTTTTGATGAATATTCAAGAACAACTTCAAAGAAGCATTATGAAACCAGCCAGGATTTCTTCAAGGTTCTGTATGAAAAAGGGAAATTTACTGAAGAGGTTTCTGAGCAGTATTTTGATGAGCAGGCCGGAGAATTCCTTGCCGACCGTTATATTGTAGGAACCTGCCCAAACTGTGGCAACGAAAATGCTTACGGTGACCAGTGCGAGAAATGCGGCTCTACCCTGTCTCCTTCAGAGCTGATCAACCCAAAATCCATGCTGAGCGGAAATGTTCCTATCCTTAAAGAAACCAAAAACTGGTACCTTCCTCTTAATGAATACGAAGATTTCTTAAACGAATGGATTATTGAAGGTCATAAAGATGACTGGAAGCCTAATGTATACGGACAGGTTAAATCATGGTTGAATGATGGTCTGAAGCCACGCGCCATGACCAGGGACCTTAACTGGGGAGTTCCCGTTCCGCTGCCGGACGCGGAAGGAAAAGTTCTTTACGTATGGTTTGATGCTCCCATCGGGTATATTTCATTCACGAAAGAATGGGCCGAGAAGAATGGAAAAGACTGGAAGGATTACTGGCAAAGCGAAAACAGTGATCTGGTACACTTTATCGGAAAAGATAATATTGTATTCCACTGTATTATTTTCCCTTCGATGATGAAAGCTCACGGAGATTACATTATGCCAGCCAATGTTCCGGCCTTCGAATTCCTGAACCTTGAAAACGATAAGATCTCCACATCAAGAAACTGGGCCGTATGGGCACATGAATATGTAGAAGATTTCCCTGGTCAGCAGGATGTGTTAAGATATGCACTTCTTTCCTCAGCTCCGGAAACTAAGGACAATAATTTTACATGGAAAGATTTCCAGACAAAAAACAATTCTGAATTGGTCGGAATTTTCGGAAACTTCATCAACAGAGTAGCTGTTCTTATCCATAAATATTATGACGGGGTTGTTCCACAGGGCGACATCAACAGTCCAGAATTGCAGGAAATAAGCAAAGCTGCAAAAGAAATTTCAGGATTCCTTGAAAATTATGAATTCAGAAATGCTTTATCTGCATTGATGAACCTTGCCCGTTTTGGAAACCAGTATCTTCAGACAGAAGAACCTTGGAAAACAATTAAGGATAATCCGGAAAAAGCAGCCCAATCTTTATTCGTCGGTGCTCAGATTGCTGTTGCATTAGCTCAGCTGTGTGAACCATTTATGCCGTTCAGCTCTGACAAACTATTGAATATGTTCCATGTTGAAAAGAAAACATGGAATGATGTTGAAACCAAAACTGTTTTAATTGAAACAGGCCATAAAATCAATGAAGCCTCTCTTCTATTCTCAAAAATTGAAGACCAGGTAATTGAAGCTCAGATTGAAAAGCTGGAACAGACAAAACAAAACAATAAAAAAACAAACCTTAACGCAAAACCTATGAAAGACGAGATCACTTTTGATGATTTTACTAAGATAGACCTGAGAACAGCGACCATTTTAGAAGCTGAAAAAGTAGAAAAAGCAGACAAATTACTAAAACTTACCGTTGATACCGGTGTAGATGTAAGAACTGTAGTTTCAGGAATTGCAGAAAGCTTTAGTCCGGAAGAAGTAGTGGGCAAGCAGGTGATGATTTTATTGAATCTTGCTCCCAGAAAAATCAGAGGAATTGAATCTCAGGGAATGTTGTTATTAACGACTAAACCAGACGGAAAATTATCTTTCGTTACACCTGACGACAGCAATGTTGAGAACGGTATTGAGATCGGATAA